The Spiroplasma endosymbiont of Atherix ibis nucleotide sequence ATATTAAAACTTCTTCAACAATTTTATTTGTTGTTGAAGAATATTATAAAGCAAGTCAAGCAATGGGTTCAATTAGAAATAGAGTTGCAAAAATTTTAAATCTATTAAATTGAGAAGATATGAAATTAGCTTGAATAGTTGATTTTCCATTATTTGAATTTTCACAAGAAGAAAATAGATATGTTGCAGCTCATCATCCCTTTACAATGCCTGCAGATGATTCATTAGAAACTTTTGATTCTAATAAACAAGATGCTCTTGCAAAAGCATATGATATTGTTTTAAATGGTTTTGAAATTGGAGGGGGAAGTCAAAGAATTACAGACCCTTCACTACAACAAAGAATGTTTGATGCAGTTGGTTTATCAAAAGAAGAAATTGAGACAAATTTTGGATGATTTGTTAATGCTTATAAATATGGTGCACCTTATCATGCAGGTTGTGCTCTTGGTTTAGATAGAATCTGTATGTTATTAACTGGATCAGAAAATATTAGAGAAGTTATTGCATTTCCAAAAAATTCATCAGGAGTTGATCCAATGACAAATGCTCCAGATATAGTTGCAAATCAACAATTAGAAGAATTAAATATTAAAATAAAGTAACTTTTAACCTATTTTATAAGATTATTTCTTAAATGATCTAAAAATATAATATTATAAGTTGATTTTAATGATCTTAGTGACTTATTATTTCACTAAGATTTTTTTATTTTGCTTATATTTTTTTTCCTTAATTATATTGTTCTGTTTTATTGTTTAATTTTGAACATTATATTTTAGTGAAGTAGCAATGAGTTCATAAGATTTTGCATATTTAGTTATTTCATTTTTTGTTTATTTGTATATAAATTAAACTTTTGGTCTTTAATTTTGATACTTATATTGTTATTATCTGATATTTACAATTTAAAATATTTATTAAAATTAATCAAGTAAAAAAGTATTACTAAAAACCATTGATTTTTTTTTTTTTTTTATCATAACTAATAACAACTTGAATTGTCTTTAAAAAAAATTTAAATTATGTTTATGAGGAGAAAAAATGAAAAAATTATTAAGTTTATTAGCAACTACAGGTTTAGTTGCAACTACAAGTGCAACAGCTGTTTCATGTAAATTATTTGAAGATCTTAAATCAAAAGGAGTGACTTTAAATAAAGAAGAAATTGAAGTTGAACAAGGAAAAACTGGTGAAATTAATATTACATCAGTAAGTGATTTAGAAGGTATTAAAATTACAGGTGAAATTGAAAATAAAGTAACAACAAAAGTTCGAGATAAAAAAATAACAATTACTGTTTCTAAAACATCTGAAGTAAAAGATTACATTTTAACAATTACTGGAAATAAAATAAATAATAAATCTTTTACAGTTAAATTTAAAGCAAGTAATGATTAAAAAAGTTATTATTAATTTTTTAAATCAGATGTGATCATTTTACTAAAATTATTCAAAATAGAGCTTAGATAAAATTTCTGAGCTTTTTTAATTATATTAAGATACAAAATTGGCTAAATCGTTTAATAGATAATCTAGATATATATAATTTTTATTATAAATTGTATATTCTTTAATTTAAAATAATATTTTTAATAATTATATTATCTGTGTAACAATATATTAATCTCATTAATATAACCATATTGTCGAATTGTCAAAATTTACTTGTAAATTGAATTTTATGTTCTAAGTGAATTATTATCTTTATTTTTCTTAAATGTTAAAAAAGTACAATAAAAGTATAATTATATAAAAAATGTATTTTCTATTTTTTATTCTTAAGTTATGCAACTTATATTTGATTTAATATATCACTTTTATGTTTTTTATATATAATTATTAAGGACAACTTAATTTACATTACTTATTTGCTTTAATTTTTTATTTATAGAGGAGAAAAATATGAAAAAATTATTAAGTATTTTTGCTACAACTAGTTTTGTTGCAACAGCATCAATAACAGTTATATCATGTAATTCTAAAGACAAGATTAAAGATTTAACATTAGCATCTGATAAAACAAATAAAATGGTAGTTCAAGATTTATTAGAAAATGCATTTTTAGAAGATAAAACACCAATATCAGTTGATGAAAATAATAAATTAAAAAATGACTATAAAGATTCTTTAGAAACCTCTGCAGATCCAGAAAAATATCCAGATTATAAAATATCAGCATTTAAAGGTACTTTTTTAGAATTTAAAAAAGAATCTAAATTAAAAGATTTATTTAATGAAACTTCAAAAATTTTTGATAATTTAACAGAGGAATCATTAATAACTTACGCTTTTTCATTTAGTGATAAAAAAGGTGATACATTTGGTGTATTATATTTAATAAAATTAGATAATTCTAATCTAAAATGAGATGAAAATAAAAGTAGACCAATTAGTGGACTAGTTAAGGCAACTCAACAGTATAAATATAAAGTTAATTTTTTAGATGATAAATAATTAAAAAATTTTTATTAGTACTAATATTTTTAAAAATATTAGTATTTTTTTTATTTTAGTTTTTTTATTATAATAAAAATTTTTTAATTTGTATTAAAATTTTCTAATTATTTTTATAAAATAATAAATATATATTTACTAAGTTATTTTGGAATAATACTCCATATTTAATTATTTTTTAAATATATATAATTAATTTAGTTAAAATAAAGATATAAGGAGATATTTATTAGTCGAATAAGGATAGGAGTAGATATTGGTGGCACACATATTAAATATGCATTTATAAAAGATAGTGAATTTATTTATAAAAATAAGTTGGATACACCAAAAAAAGATATTATCGAGTTTATTTTTAAACAAATCAATATAAGTTTAGAAAAAGAAAACATAAATTATGATGATATTTTATCAGTTTCTTTGACAATACCTGGAATAATTTTTAAAACAGGAAATGCAACATCTATTAATTTAGGATGAGAAAATTATCCTGTATTACAAGAAGCTAAAAAAATATTTAAAAATAAGAAAATTGCAATTTTAAATGATGCTAAAGCAGCAGTATATGGGGAATATGTACATGGTTTAAAAATGGAAAAACCAAATGTTTTAATGTATACAATTGGTACTGGAATTGGTTCAGGAACAATTATAAATAAAAAATTATATTTGGGCAATAACACTGTAATTGTTGGAGAAGTTCATGGTGGAGGGTTTCAAAATATAAGAGATTGTAAATGTGGTCTTGGAGGATGTGTTGAAGCTGTATCTGGAGCTCAAAATATTGAAAGAATTTTAAATGAAAGAAAAAACGATTTAATGTTAAAAGACAAAGAGTTGCTAAAAAAAGATAAAATTTCAATAAAAGATTTAAGAAAAGAAATATTGAGTGGTAATCAACAAATTTATAATATTTTTTATGAAAGTTTTTTACCTTTAACAGATCATATGGCAGTAATGATACATATGTTTGATTTTGATGTAATAGTAATTGGTGGGGGAGTTTCAAAACTTGGAGATTATATTTTAAAAATAATAGAAAAACAAATTAAAAATAAAATTTTAAAACCTTATTGTGATTTATTAGATTTAAGACTTGCAAAATTACAAAATGATGCAGGAATAATTGGAGTTGTTGAATATTCAAAAAATAACTTAGAAAGTTAGTAAATGGGACAAGTATATGATTAAGTTTGATAAAAAATTTGAAATTGGAGTTTCTCTTTCAGGTCCTCAAACAGAAGGAAATAAGAATAAAGTTCATAAAAATATAATGGATTATTGATTTAAAAATAATCCAAAAGATTTTTTTAATCAACAAGGTCCAGATTTAACTTGTGAATTTTATGATACTTATAAAGAGAAGTTAAAGTGATTATAACAAATAGGTTTAGAAACATATAGAATTTCTATTCAATGATCAAGATTAATTTATAATTTTGAAAAATGTAGTGTAAACAAAGATGCATATGAATTTTATTTAAATTATTTTAAAGAAATTAAGAAAAGAAAAATTAAGTTAATTGTCAATCTTCATCATTTTGATACACCTTATGAAATTTTCAAAAATGGGGGATGGGAAAACAAAAATACAATAGAACTTTATTTAAAATATGCTAAAAAGTGTTTTGGATTGTTTGGAGATATTGTTGATGAATGAGCAACATTTAATGAACCTTCAGCAAATGTTGAATGTCAGTATTTATATGGATTTCATTTCCCAAAAGTACAAGATTTTAAAAGATCTATTCAAGTTTATTTTAATTTAATGGTAGCTCACTCTAAAACTGTTAATTACTTTAAAACAATTTATCCTAATAAAAAAATTACAATTATTGTAAGTATTAATCCTGCATATCCAAGATCACAAAATAAAGCAGATTTACAAGCAGCTGAATTTAGAAATATGATATTTGTTTATTTTCAATTAAATTTAATTTTAAAGGGAACTTTAACTAAGCAATTAGAAAATTTCTTAAAACAATATGATTTAATTCCACAATATTTTTTAGAAGAGTTTGAAGAAATAAAAAAAGCAAAGATTGACTATATTGCTTTGAATTATTATCAACCTTCAAGAGTTAAAGCTAAAGAAACTAAAAAAATAGAAGAAAAAATTATGCCTTTATCATTTTATGATTATTATGAATGACCAAAAAGAAGAATTAATCCTCATCGAGGATGAGAAATATATCCTCAGGGACTTTATGATTTGGCAATGTTAATTAAAAATGAGTATGACAATTTTGCTTGAATGATAAGTGAAAATGGTATGGGTGTAGAAAATGAAGAGAAATTTAAAATTGAAGTAATCATAAATGATGATTATAGAATTGAATTTATTGAAGAACATTTACAATTTTTAAAAATAGCTATTGACCAAGGTTCAAATTGTTTTGGCTATTCATTGTGAACTTTTATAGATTGTTGAAGTTGAGCAAATGCTTTTAAAAATAGATATGGTATTGTAGAATATGATTTAGAAAATAAAAAAACATTTATTAAAAAATCTGGAATATATATTTCTGAGCTTATTAAATTAAAATCTCAATAATTAAATTTCAAACTCTTATTAATAAAAATATCAATAATATAGATTTTTTATATAAAATATAAAAAATCTTTTTATTAAAATAAAAGGATTTTTGTAGATAAAATATTTTTATATCTATATGATAATGAAATAAAGGAGTGAAAAAATGAAATCTTTCAACTTTCAATTGACATATAAATACTTTTTTGGGTTATTATCATTTTTTACTATTTTTTCTTACTATATTTGAAATATAGTAACAGCAAAAGAAATTAACAGTACATATAGTGGAAATTATGAAATATATACAATAGATTATTTTACAACTTTTACTTTATTATCAAATGTTTTTGTTCAAGCTTGATTTTTATATGCTGCAATTAATCACAAAAATGAAGGAAAAACTAAATTACTAAGTTATACAACAGCAAATTCAATTTCAACTATGATTACTGTTACTTTAATTGTTTATAATGCTATTTTAATTCCAGTTCAGGGTTTTCCAACTCATCCATTTTCAATTTTTGTTACTTTAATTGATCATGCAATAGTTCCAATTGCCTTTATTTTATATGTAAATTTATTTATGAGAAATAAAGAACAAGTTAATTTAAAACAATTTTTTATAAAAAAATTCTGAATACAATTTATGATGGTTTTAATTTATTGTATTTTTGCCATGATTAGAGGAGAGTTAAGATATAATACTTCTTCTGATTTATATTATAAAGAGGTAGTAAGAAATTTACTTTATCCTTATTTCTTCTTAGATGTTCATCACACAGGACCAGGGGGAATTCCTGGATATGGATGATTCTTTATTGCTTTTTTTGCAATAACAGGATTACTTGTAG carries:
- a CDS encoding lipoprotein, whose translation is MKKLLSIFATTSFVATASITVISCNSKDKIKDLTLASDKTNKMVVQDLLENAFLEDKTPISVDENNKLKNDYKDSLETSADPEKYPDYKISAFKGTFLEFKKESKLKDLFNETSKIFDNLTEESLITYAFSFSDKKGDTFGVLYLIKLDNSNLKWDENKSRPISGLVKATQQYKYKVNFLDDK
- a CDS encoding lipoprotein; this translates as MKKLLSLLATTGLVATTSATAVSCKLFEDLKSKGVTLNKEEIEVEQGKTGEINITSVSDLEGIKITGEIENKVTTKVRDKKITITVSKTSEVKDYILTITGNKINNKSFTVKFKASND
- a CDS encoding glycoside hydrolase family 1 protein; its protein translation is METYRISIQWSRLIYNFEKCSVNKDAYEFYLNYFKEIKKRKIKLIVNLHHFDTPYEIFKNGGWENKNTIELYLKYAKKCFGLFGDIVDEWATFNEPSANVECQYLYGFHFPKVQDFKRSIQVYFNLMVAHSKTVNYFKTIYPNKKITIIVSINPAYPRSQNKADLQAAEFRNMIFVYFQLNLILKGTLTKQLENFLKQYDLIPQYFLEEFEEIKKAKIDYIALNYYQPSRVKAKETKKIEEKIMPLSFYDYYEWPKRRINPHRGWEIYPQGLYDLAMLIKNEYDNFAWMISENGMGVENEEKFKIEVIINDDYRIEFIEEHLQFLKIAIDQGSNCFGYSLWTFIDCWSWANAFKNRYGIVEYDLENKKTFIKKSGIYISELIKLKSQ
- a CDS encoding ROK family protein — encoded protein: MGGTHIKYAFIKDSEFIYKNKLDTPKKDIIEFIFKQINISLEKENINYDDILSVSLTIPGIIFKTGNATSINLGWENYPVLQEAKKIFKNKKIAILNDAKAAVYGEYVHGLKMEKPNVLMYTIGTGIGSGTIINKKLYLGNNTVIVGEVHGGGFQNIRDCKCGLGGCVEAVSGAQNIERILNERKNDLMLKDKELLKKDKISIKDLRKEILSGNQQIYNIFYESFLPLTDHMAVMIHMFDFDVIVIGGGVSKLGDYILKIIEKQIKNKILKPYCDLLDLRLAKLQNDAGIIGVVEYSKNNLES